In the genome of Christensenella timonensis, one region contains:
- the gyrA gene encoding DNA gyrase subunit A yields MKTKQIVFNEEIIEEALEEVMHTSFMTYAEYVTMERALPRVEDGLKPVQRRILYTMYDLGILPDKPYKKSARIVGEALGKYHPHGDTSVYDAMVRLAQPYAMRMPLVDGHGNFGSMDGDSAAAMRYTEARLSPLALEMLRDLNKDTVPFRPNFDDTEREPDMLPARYPNLLVNGASGIAVGIATNVPPHNLGEVIKGVVTRIDHPECSLKDVMKHIKAPDFPTGGSLVGGEGLQQAYETGRGKILIRAKTHIEKTNSGKSLIVVTEIPYEVKKSAMLEKILSVSENKKELFAGIDDIRDESDREGIRAVIEIKKGHDPEKILNLLYKYTDLQTTFGINMMVIADGSPRQLGLLPIIDYYIKHQKNVVTRRTQFDLEKAEKREHILLGLIIAVKNIDRVIKIIRASKNTEEAKKSLMQEFNLTGIQAQAILDMRLARLTNLEVELLENEYKEVVALIKYLRSILGSEAKLLEVIKDELVAIGDKYADKRRTQLMNEEHANIEVDESEFMVVEDCAIVLTRGGNLKRMSPKALQKGIEAGELEEKLQPVTLLQTDTASKLYIFTNKGNMMMMPTVSVPEARMKEAGKSLNALMSGIDAGEEILNIITKTDFEKKLMYFATSGGLVKATDMNEFDVKKSKIMACGLKDGDELIYAKPDDPSARNMLFITSDGMSINIKKDEISTMGRSGKGVGAIKLGKNAKVIFTEQIENGQDGEVLLMTDKGYAKRTPVSEFDEQGRNGKGLKAYLLNDSTGRAVVGALILNNIATVTVLQKSGDMHKLQTDSIPQDARNTKGEQVVLAIMGNDAVKLYRNIFE; encoded by the coding sequence ATGAAGACTAAGCAAATTGTATTCAACGAGGAGATCATAGAAGAAGCGCTGGAAGAGGTGATGCACACCTCCTTTATGACGTATGCGGAGTATGTCACGATGGAACGCGCCCTGCCGCGTGTGGAGGATGGTTTAAAGCCGGTACAGCGCCGTATTTTGTATACGATGTACGACCTTGGCATCTTGCCGGACAAGCCGTATAAAAAATCGGCACGGATCGTTGGGGAGGCGCTTGGCAAGTACCATCCGCATGGCGATACCAGCGTATACGACGCAATGGTGAGGCTGGCGCAGCCATATGCGATGCGCATGCCCCTTGTTGACGGCCACGGGAATTTTGGTTCGATGGACGGCGACAGCGCCGCCGCTATGCGTTATACGGAAGCACGGCTTTCTCCGCTTGCCCTCGAAATGCTGCGCGATTTGAATAAGGATACGGTACCGTTCCGGCCGAACTTTGACGATACGGAACGCGAGCCGGATATGCTTCCTGCACGCTACCCGAACCTTCTTGTAAACGGTGCCTCCGGGATCGCGGTCGGCATTGCGACAAATGTACCGCCGCATAATTTAGGAGAGGTCATCAAAGGCGTTGTGACGCGTATCGATCATCCGGAATGCAGCCTAAAGGATGTGATGAAGCATATCAAAGCGCCCGATTTTCCGACAGGCGGCTCGCTTGTGGGCGGGGAAGGACTCCAGCAGGCTTATGAGACAGGCCGCGGGAAGATATTGATCCGCGCGAAAACACATATCGAAAAAACCAATTCCGGCAAGAGTTTGATCGTAGTGACGGAAATACCGTACGAGGTCAAGAAATCCGCAATGCTGGAGAAAATATTATCGGTCAGCGAAAACAAAAAGGAATTGTTTGCGGGAATCGACGATATCCGTGACGAATCCGACAGGGAGGGCATCCGGGCGGTCATCGAGATCAAAAAGGGACACGATCCCGAAAAGATACTGAACCTGCTTTATAAATACACGGACCTGCAAACGACTTTCGGTATCAATATGATGGTCATTGCAGACGGTTCGCCAAGGCAGCTCGGGCTTTTGCCGATCATCGACTACTATATCAAACACCAGAAAAATGTGGTCACGCGACGTACGCAGTTTGATTTGGAAAAAGCCGAAAAACGCGAGCATATCCTTCTCGGCCTGATCATTGCCGTGAAAAACATCGATCGCGTGATTAAGATCATCCGCGCCTCAAAAAATACGGAGGAAGCGAAAAAGTCCCTGATGCAGGAATTCAACCTCACCGGGATCCAGGCACAGGCCATCCTCGATATGCGTCTTGCGCGCCTTACCAATCTTGAAGTGGAGCTTTTGGAAAACGAATACAAGGAAGTGGTCGCGCTCATCAAGTACCTGCGTTCCATCCTCGGCTCCGAGGCAAAGCTTCTGGAGGTCATCAAGGACGAGCTCGTTGCGATCGGCGATAAATATGCCGATAAGCGCCGTACGCAGCTGATGAACGAGGAACATGCGAATATCGAGGTGGATGAAAGCGAATTCATGGTCGTGGAGGACTGTGCGATCGTTTTGACGCGCGGCGGGAACCTGAAGCGTATGTCTCCCAAAGCCCTGCAAAAGGGGATCGAAGCGGGAGAGTTGGAAGAGAAGCTGCAGCCCGTCACGCTGCTGCAAACGGATACGGCAAGCAAACTGTATATCTTTACCAACAAGGGCAATATGATGATGATGCCAACGGTAAGCGTGCCGGAGGCGCGTATGAAGGAAGCGGGCAAATCTTTGAATGCGCTGATGAGCGGCATCGATGCAGGCGAAGAGATTTTGAATATCATCACCAAAACTGATTTTGAGAAGAAGCTGATGTACTTTGCAACGTCGGGAGGATTGGTCAAAGCGACGGATATGAACGAATTTGACGTGAAAAAATCCAAGATCATGGCCTGTGGCTTAAAGGACGGGGATGAGCTGATCTATGCAAAGCCGGATGATCCGTCGGCGCGCAATATGCTGTTCATCACCTCGGACGGGATGTCCATCAATATCAAAAAGGATGAGATTTCCACGATGGGCCGCAGCGGGAAAGGCGTGGGAGCGATCAAGCTGGGCAAAAACGCTAAAGTCATTTTTACAGAACAAATTGAAAACGGACAGGATGGCGAAGTGCTGCTGATGACGGACAAGGGCTACGCAAAGCGTACGCCGGTCAGCGAATTTGACGAGCAGGGCAGGAACGGGAAAGGTTTGAAAGCCTACCTGCTCAACGACAGTACCGGAAGGGCGGTCGTCGGGGCTTTGATTTTGAACAATATCGCGACGGTGACGGTGCTGCAAAAATCCGGAGATATGCACAAGCTGCAGACTGACAGCATACCGCAGGACGCGCGCAACACCAAGGGCGAACAGGTCGTACTGGCGATCATGGGCAACGATGCGGTGAAGCTTTACAGGAATATATTTGAATAA
- the ligA gene encoding NAD-dependent DNA ligase LigA — protein sequence MERMRELIDQLNDYAYRYYVLDDPAVADAEYDRLYDELVQLEKESGHIEPDSPTQRVGGKLLEGFTKHVHLAPLWSLDKAQSLEEVTLWQQRTNKQIEQLGLKPASYSLEYKFDGLTINLTYDGGLFVGAATRGNGEVGEDVTEQVRTIQSIPLKIDFKGKMEVQGEAIMHLSTLEEYNKTAEEPLKNARNAAAGAIRNLDPAQTAKRRLDAFIYNVGYIEGREFADHMEMISFLRENKFHVSDYEKVFRDVTEIQAALDEVEETRSKLDFLIDGMVIKITDFATREALSYTQKFPRWAIAYKFAAEEMTTEILDVTWDVGRTGKLTPLAHVEPVELAGATIRRATLNNFEDIQRKNVALHATVFIRRSNDVIPEILGASPLQEKELIPIEKPEFCPACGTKLEEIGPNLFCPNSLSCKPQLTSRMVHFTSRDAMDIEHLSDKTIELLFEKLDIKDVAGIYTVTREQLLEQEGFKDKRADNILAAIEASKKPPLNHFIYALGIENVGKKTAKDLSRTFRTYEGIKNATYDELVAIDDIGGVVAQDIIDFFHNEAYMRVVQELFDAGVVPMDDEGMPQGGIFEGKTFVLTGTLTRFTRKQAQELIEKLGGRANSSVSAKTDYVIAGDNAGSKLVKAQKLGVTILTEEEFEKMTSEN from the coding sequence ATGGAACGCATGAGAGAATTGATCGACCAACTGAATGATTATGCCTACCGCTACTATGTACTGGACGATCCCGCTGTTGCGGACGCGGAGTATGACAGGCTGTATGACGAGCTAGTGCAGCTGGAAAAGGAAAGCGGGCACATCGAGCCGGATTCGCCGACGCAGCGTGTGGGCGGAAAGCTGCTGGAAGGGTTTACGAAGCATGTGCACCTCGCGCCGCTGTGGAGCCTGGATAAGGCGCAGAGCCTGGAAGAAGTGACTTTGTGGCAGCAGCGTACCAATAAACAGATCGAGCAGCTCGGGCTCAAGCCGGCAAGTTATTCGTTGGAATACAAATTTGACGGCCTCACCATCAACCTGACGTATGACGGCGGGCTGTTTGTAGGCGCGGCAACGCGCGGAAATGGTGAAGTGGGGGAAGATGTCACAGAACAAGTCAGAACGATACAGTCTATCCCACTTAAAATTGATTTTAAGGGCAAAATGGAAGTGCAGGGAGAAGCGATCATGCATCTCTCCACTTTGGAGGAGTATAACAAAACGGCGGAAGAACCGCTGAAAAATGCGCGGAATGCCGCCGCGGGCGCCATACGCAACTTAGATCCGGCACAGACGGCAAAACGCAGGCTGGACGCCTTTATTTACAATGTCGGTTATATTGAAGGCAGGGAGTTTGCCGATCATATGGAAATGATCTCCTTTTTGCGGGAGAACAAATTCCATGTGAGCGACTATGAAAAAGTATTCCGGGATGTGACGGAAATCCAGGCCGCGCTTGACGAGGTCGAGGAAACGCGCAGTAAGCTCGATTTCCTGATCGACGGGATGGTGATCAAGATCACGGATTTTGCGACGCGCGAGGCGCTTTCGTATACGCAGAAATTCCCGCGCTGGGCGATCGCCTATAAATTTGCCGCGGAGGAAATGACAACGGAAATATTGGACGTAACGTGGGACGTCGGCAGGACGGGCAAACTGACGCCGCTTGCGCACGTAGAGCCGGTGGAGCTTGCTGGCGCGACGATCCGCCGCGCGACGCTCAATAATTTTGAGGATATCCAGCGCAAAAATGTTGCGCTGCACGCAACGGTGTTCATTCGACGTTCCAACGATGTGATCCCTGAAATATTGGGGGCGTCGCCGCTGCAGGAGAAGGAATTGATCCCGATCGAAAAGCCGGAATTTTGCCCGGCGTGCGGCACGAAGCTCGAAGAAATCGGCCCCAATCTGTTTTGCCCCAATTCCTTGAGCTGCAAGCCGCAGCTTACCTCGCGCATGGTGCATTTTACGTCGCGCGACGCGATGGATATCGAGCACCTGAGCGACAAGACGATTGAGCTTCTGTTCGAGAAGCTGGATATCAAGGATGTTGCAGGCATCTACACGGTGACGCGCGAGCAGCTTTTGGAGCAGGAGGGCTTCAAGGACAAACGTGCGGATAATATTTTGGCTGCGATCGAGGCGAGTAAAAAACCGCCGCTTAACCATTTTATTTATGCGCTGGGGATCGAAAATGTGGGGAAGAAAACGGCGAAGGACTTATCACGTACCTTCCGCACGTACGAAGGAATCAAGAACGCGACCTATGACGAGCTGGTTGCCATAGACGATATCGGCGGTGTGGTCGCGCAGGATATCATCGATTTCTTCCACAACGAGGCATATATGCGGGTGGTGCAGGAGCTGTTCGACGCGGGTGTCGTGCCTATGGATGACGAAGGTATGCCGCAGGGCGGTATCTTTGAAGGCAAGACTTTTGTGCTCACGGGAACGCTCACACGGTTTACGAGAAAGCAGGCGCAGGAGCTGATCGAAAAGCTGGGCGGGCGCGCAAATTCATCTGTCAGCGCGAAAACAGACTATGTGATCGCAGGTGACAACGCGGGGAGCAAGCTCGTTAAGGCCCAAAAGCTGGGTGTAACGATATTGACGGAAGAAGAATTCGAGAAAATGACTTCCGAAAATTGA
- the gatC gene encoding Asp-tRNA(Asn)/Glu-tRNA(Gln) amidotransferase subunit GatC, which translates to MRVTMEEVEKIASLSMLSLDDDKKKMLQKNLDDILEHAEKLNELDTKDVEPTSYILKQQNVMREDVPGKVWDRDDMLKNAAETDEGCFVVPKVMD; encoded by the coding sequence ATGCGTGTAACGATGGAAGAAGTGGAAAAAATCGCATCGCTTTCGATGCTGAGTTTAGACGATGACAAAAAGAAAATGCTGCAAAAGAATTTAGACGATATCCTGGAGCATGCGGAAAAATTGAATGAGCTCGATACAAAGGACGTCGAACCGACGAGTTATATTTTGAAACAGCAAAACGTCATGCGCGAGGATGTGCCCGGCAAGGTTTGGGATCGGGACGATATGCTGAAAAACGCAGCGGAAACAGACGAAGGGTGCTTCGTTGTACCCAAAGTCATGGACTGA
- a CDS encoding YerC/YecD family TrpR-related protein, which yields MYESKLKSRELDTLFKAVLSLKSEEECYMFFEDLCTVAELSAIGQRYKVAQMLRDKTTCHAIAEKTGASTATISRVNRSLNYGTGGYDLVLERDKKRGE from the coding sequence ATGTATGAATCGAAATTGAAATCAAGGGAACTGGATACGCTCTTCAAGGCGGTTTTATCGCTCAAAAGCGAGGAAGAATGTTACATGTTTTTTGAGGATCTGTGCACGGTGGCCGAGCTTTCAGCGATCGGGCAGCGTTATAAGGTTGCCCAGATGCTGCGCGACAAAACGACATGCCACGCGATCGCGGAAAAAACAGGAGCATCGACCGCGACGATCTCGCGCGTCAACCGCAGCCTCAACTATGGGACGGGCGGTTATGACCTGGTACTGGAAAGAGACAAAAAACGGGGAGAATGA
- the gatA gene encoding Asp-tRNA(Asn)/Glu-tRNA(Gln) amidotransferase subunit GatA, which produces MELNSLSIRQASELLETKEASSQELTQACIDRIEAVEPKINALVTVCADEALAAAKKVDEKRAKGEKLGRLAGIPAIIKDNMCTKGVLSTASSKMLYNYKPVYDATVIEKLKAEDYVMVAKANMDEFAMGSSTETSYFGVTKNPWDTSRVPGGSSGGSAACVAADEAIFSLGSDTGGSVRQPAAFCGVVGLKPTYGTVSRYGLMAFASSLDQIGPLTKNVEDSAFVMDIIAGNDQRDSTSAIMGYPHYGEGMKEDIKGMKVGIPKEYLAQDIDPEVKQSYLDAIKTFEKMGAIVEETSLPTFDYALSAYYVIASAEVASNLSRFDGIRYGYRSEHCGDLKQMYKNTRSEGFGDETKRRIMLGNYVLSSGYYDAYYLKALKVKTLIKNDFDRLFEKYDVLLSPTAPTPAFTIGAKATPLEMYVNDLFTVPVNIAGMAAISVPSGTTKEGLPVSVQMIAKAFDENTMFRAAWNYEQAVKFDKKPTL; this is translated from the coding sequence ATGGAACTGAATTCATTAAGCATCAGGCAGGCATCAGAGCTGCTTGAAACAAAGGAAGCCTCCTCGCAAGAGCTCACCCAGGCGTGTATCGACAGGATCGAGGCAGTAGAACCGAAGATCAACGCGCTGGTGACCGTGTGTGCGGACGAAGCGCTGGCGGCAGCAAAAAAAGTGGACGAAAAGCGTGCAAAAGGTGAGAAGCTCGGCAGGCTGGCAGGAATCCCCGCGATCATCAAAGATAATATGTGTACGAAAGGCGTGCTATCGACGGCTTCCTCGAAAATGCTTTACAATTACAAGCCCGTTTACGACGCGACTGTAATAGAAAAGCTTAAGGCAGAAGATTATGTCATGGTGGCCAAGGCGAACATGGATGAATTTGCCATGGGTTCTTCTACGGAAACGTCGTACTTTGGCGTGACAAAAAATCCATGGGATACGAGCCGCGTGCCCGGCGGTTCTTCGGGCGGCAGCGCGGCGTGCGTTGCGGCAGATGAGGCGATATTCTCTTTGGGATCCGATACGGGCGGCAGCGTGCGCCAGCCGGCGGCCTTTTGCGGCGTGGTGGGTTTAAAGCCCACATACGGGACGGTTTCGCGTTATGGCCTGATGGCTTTTGCTTCTTCGCTTGACCAGATCGGCCCGCTTACAAAGAATGTCGAAGATTCGGCTTTTGTGATGGATATCATCGCAGGAAACGATCAACGGGATTCCACATCGGCGATCATGGGCTACCCGCACTATGGCGAGGGTATGAAAGAGGATATCAAGGGGATGAAAGTGGGTATCCCCAAGGAGTATTTGGCGCAGGATATCGATCCTGAGGTAAAACAGTCCTACTTGGATGCGATCAAAACCTTTGAAAAGATGGGTGCGATCGTGGAGGAAACTTCGCTGCCTACGTTCGATTATGCGCTTTCCGCGTATTATGTGATCGCGTCCGCGGAGGTAGCCTCCAACCTGTCGCGCTTTGACGGCATCCGCTATGGGTATCGCAGCGAGCACTGCGGCGATTTGAAGCAAATGTACAAAAATACGCGCAGCGAGGGCTTCGGAGACGAAACAAAACGCCGCATCATGCTGGGAAATTATGTGCTTAGCTCCGGCTATTACGACGCTTATTATCTGAAAGCCCTCAAGGTCAAGACACTGATCAAAAACGATTTTGACCGCCTGTTTGAAAAATATGATGTTTTATTGTCTCCCACGGCGCCGACGCCGGCCTTTACGATCGGCGCAAAGGCTACGCCGCTGGAAATGTATGTGAACGACTTGTTTACGGTTCCGGTCAATATCGCGGGCATGGCGGCAATTTCCGTGCCGTCGGGCACAACGAAGGAAGGGCTTCCGGTTTCCGTGCAGATGATCGCAAAAGCGTTTGACGAAAACACGATGTTCCGCGCGGCCTGGAACTACGAGCAGGCAGTGAAATTTGATAAAAAACCGACGTTATGA
- a CDS encoding ATP-dependent helicase, whose protein sequence is MQGLNDKQLKAVNTTEGAVLVLAGAGSGKTRVLTERVAHLINEKRVAPWQILAITFTNKAAQEMKDRIAGIIVADMRDMWISTFHAMCMRMLRKYADRIGYTSSFLIYDTDDSLRIIKKILENMGLKEDKMYSDRYMKNLISKYKNDSTTLDFDTYAEMKNPFIAEHAGEIYEKYHSELKKQNAMDFDDLLLNTLTLLETDEEARTFYQNKFRYILVDEYQDTNMVQYKLVKILSEGYGNIFVVGDDDQSIYAFRGANIRNILEFEKDFPGATVIRLEQNYRSDKKILDVANCVIKNNEGRKGKTLWSEITSGDKPVLYTANSEFEEAETIAREIQRLSDEGVRYADMAILYRIHTLSRILEEKLRMYAVPYRIYGGISFYERKEIKDMVAYLNIIANPAADLQLMRIINTPKRAIGEAKVTAIAQAAAYNGISMLEAIQNANVLLTDKALNKKANEFYEMYEQISEGYADLPVHEVLERAYDLSGYKAMLEDDQSPESEARMENIAELINSAYTYGQEEGASLEGFLQNIALITDLDSMDDKGGVTLMTMHAAKGLEFDVVFVAGMDESIFPSQRAIDEDNIEEERRLCYVAVTRAKKNLYLTHAQMRTLYGRTQPSVPSRFLDEIDEEMINHVNKGRRPVIAEHKQERSPVKPLFSGILPGKKQAPQKVSGDYRVGTVVEHKTFGRGKIKSIAGAGQAQVAVVDFYEVGEKKMFLAFASLKILK, encoded by the coding sequence TTGCAGGGATTAAACGATAAGCAGCTTAAGGCAGTCAATACAACAGAGGGTGCAGTCCTGGTACTTGCGGGGGCGGGCAGCGGAAAAACAAGGGTACTTACGGAGCGCGTCGCTCATTTGATCAATGAAAAACGCGTTGCGCCATGGCAGATTTTAGCGATCACCTTTACCAACAAAGCTGCGCAGGAGATGAAAGACCGGATCGCGGGTATCATTGTTGCGGATATGCGCGATATGTGGATCAGCACGTTCCATGCGATGTGTATGCGTATGCTGCGCAAATATGCGGACAGGATCGGTTATACGAGCAGTTTTTTGATCTATGACACGGACGATTCGCTGCGCATTATCAAAAAGATACTGGAAAACATGGGGCTCAAGGAAGACAAGATGTATTCCGACCGCTACATGAAGAACCTGATCAGCAAATATAAGAACGACAGTACGACGCTGGATTTTGATACTTACGCGGAAATGAAAAATCCCTTTATCGCGGAACATGCAGGGGAAATATATGAAAAATACCATAGCGAGCTGAAAAAGCAGAACGCGATGGATTTTGACGATTTGCTTTTGAATACATTGACGCTGCTCGAAACGGATGAGGAAGCGCGTACGTTTTACCAGAACAAGTTCCGTTACATTTTGGTAGACGAATACCAGGATACGAATATGGTGCAGTATAAACTGGTCAAGATATTATCGGAAGGTTATGGCAATATCTTTGTTGTAGGTGACGACGACCAGTCCATCTATGCTTTTCGCGGTGCGAATATCCGCAACATCTTGGAGTTTGAAAAGGATTTTCCGGGGGCGACGGTCATACGCCTCGAGCAGAATTACCGTTCGGATAAAAAAATCCTCGATGTAGCGAACTGCGTGATCAAGAACAACGAGGGGCGCAAGGGGAAGACACTGTGGAGCGAGATAACGAGCGGGGATAAGCCCGTTCTTTATACGGCGAACAGCGAATTTGAGGAAGCGGAAACCATCGCCCGCGAGATACAGCGTTTATCGGACGAGGGCGTCCGTTATGCGGATATGGCGATACTGTACCGCATCCATACGCTTTCGAGGATATTGGAAGAAAAGCTGCGCATGTACGCTGTCCCATACCGCATTTATGGCGGCATCAGCTTTTACGAGCGCAAAGAAATCAAGGATATGGTGGCCTATCTCAATATCATCGCCAACCCGGCGGCGGACTTGCAGCTTATGCGCATCATCAATACGCCCAAACGTGCGATCGGCGAGGCCAAGGTAACGGCAATCGCGCAAGCGGCGGCGTATAACGGTATTTCCATGCTGGAAGCGATACAAAATGCCAATGTGCTGCTGACGGATAAGGCGCTCAATAAAAAAGCGAATGAGTTTTATGAAATGTACGAGCAAATCAGCGAAGGTTATGCCGATTTGCCGGTGCACGAGGTTTTGGAGCGCGCATACGACCTCTCCGGGTATAAAGCGATGCTGGAAGACGACCAGTCGCCCGAAAGCGAAGCGCGGATGGAGAATATCGCCGAACTGATCAACTCGGCCTATACCTACGGCCAGGAAGAAGGGGCGAGCCTCGAAGGGTTCTTGCAGAACATCGCCCTGATCACCGACCTTGACAGCATGGACGATAAGGGCGGCGTAACGCTGATGACCATGCATGCGGCCAAGGGACTGGAATTTGACGTGGTCTTTGTGGCGGGCATGGACGAAAGCATATTTCCCAGCCAGCGTGCGATCGACGAGGATAATATCGAAGAGGAGCGCCGGCTATGCTATGTTGCGGTGACGCGCGCCAAAAAGAACCTTTACCTGACACATGCGCAAATGCGTACGTTGTACGGCCGTACGCAGCCCTCCGTACCTTCGCGCTTCCTAGACGAGATCGATGAAGAAATGATCAACCACGTCAATAAGGGGAGAAGGCCTGTGATCGCGGAGCATAAACAGGAACGTTCCCCTGTAAAACCACTTTTCAGCGGTATCCTTCCGGGTAAAAAGCAGGCGCCGCAAAAGGTGAGTGGGGATTACCGGGTCGGCACGGTCGTGGAGCATAAAACGTTTGGACGCGGGAAAATCAAATCCATTGCAGGCGCAGGGCAGGCGCAGGTCGCGGTCGTTGATTTTTACGAGGTAGGCGAAAAAAAGATGTTCCTTGCCTTTGCTTCCCTTAAAATTTTGAAATAG